One segment of Manduca sexta isolate Smith_Timp_Sample1 chromosome 27, JHU_Msex_v1.0, whole genome shotgun sequence DNA contains the following:
- the LOC115445027 gene encoding WW domain-containing adapter protein with coiled-coil homolog isoform X2, whose protein sequence is MVMHARKPQRISDGYFEKHQAHPYQKYNSKSDRRGPNDYVSSDNRYTLLRSPNGNVSAHGHSTHSSQSSHAHHHYSHVADDRGYATSRNSYMPKGPEKERDRDFKSSRNKYTDSVRSPKERSKDSERERSNHERNEPEKKSRTSGMNISVSRSNKYDKRSVPSASVLPGSEWSEHISSSGKKYYYNCISEVSQWEKPREWDTRRTSSKDSTYSSRSNRDKRSSSRSERRESEKSSRRTNNTSERYWSSSGRDEDVHDRPRSKHPAPAHDDGQALQDMDISPDRSTPLSENSYGIRETNSTSRNNTESNAVPPVVVLDNSNQPSGSLLAAALPRIVAAPPPMTVVAVNNVSICTGPTVIVGAVGPAGATPPAVDACGPGSGAGTPHRDAGPPTPTHSENTDPHAPPLHLDQALPRKMECLGSYSSVVGGTLHHAPPMMTPSLVNYVRTDLTSHVTGWPADILEKQANKFTEEAYQLGCLQCTRVSAELKCTRSIVRHTEIQATLQEQKIMYLRQQISRLEELKSQNSFMSDD, encoded by the exons ATGGTAATGCATGCAAGGAAACCTCAGCGAATAAGTGATGG GTACTTTGAGAAGCATCAGGCCCATCCGTACCAG AAATACAATTCCAAAAGTGACAGAAGAGGTCCAAATGACTATGTCTCTTCTGACAACCGATACACTCTGCTCCGTTCTCCCAATGGCAATGTCTCAGCTCACGGTCATAGCACACACTCAAGCCAGTCAAGCCACGCCCACCATCACTACAGTCATGTGGCAGATGACAGAGGATATGCAACGTCAAGAAATTCCTACATGCCCAAAGGTCCTGAGAAGGAGAGAGATAGAGACTTCAAATCCTCTAGAAATAAGTACACAG ACAGTGTCAGATCACCCAAGGAACGTAGTAAAGATAGTGAGAGAGAGAGGAGTAATCATGAACGAAATGAACCTGAGAAAAAGAGTAGGACTAGTGGCATGAACATTAGTGTTAGTAGAAGTAATAAATATGACAAAAGAAGTGTACCATCAGCTAGCGTGCTACCTGGGAGTGAATGGTCGGAACATATTAGTTCGTCTGGAaagaagtattattataattgtatcagTGAAGTGTCTCAGTGGGAGAAGCCACGAGAATGGGACACAAGAAGAACTTCATCCAAAGATTCTACATATTCATCCAGAAGta ATCGTGATAAACGTTCGAGTTCTCGATCCGAGAGGCGGGAATCCGAGAAATCTAGTAGAAGAACCAATAACACTTCAGAAAGGTATTGGAGCAGCAGCGGCCGCGACGAGGATGTGCACGATAGACCACGGTCGAAACACCCGGCTCCCGCGCATGACG ATGGCCAGGCATTACAAGATATGGACATTTCACCAGACAGGAGTACACCTCTCTCTGAGAATTCGTATGGAATCAGGGAAACGAACTCAACGTCCCGAAATAACACGGAAAGTAATGCGGTACCTCCCGTTGTTGTTCTGGACAACTCAAATCAACCG AGTGGTTCGCTTCTGGCCGCGGCTTTACCACGCATCGTGGCCGCGCCCCCACCGATGACAGTGGTGGCAGTGAACAACGTGAGCATATGCACTGGCCCGACGGTGATCGTGGGGGCCGTGGGGCCTGCGGGGGCCACGCCGCCCGCCGTGGACGCGTGTGGTCCGGGCAGCGGCGCCGGCACGCCGCATCGCGACGCCGGTCCGCCCACGCCTACACATTCGGAGAACACAGACCCACATGCGCCGCCTTTGCACCTAGATCAAGCTCTACCACGAAAAA TGGAGTGTCTTGGGAGTTATTCTTCTGTGGTGGGCGGCACGTTGCATCACGCGCCGCCGATGATGACGCCTTCACTCGTGAACTACGTGCGGACGGACTTGACTTCGCACGTCACTGGTTGGCCCGCCGACATATTAGAGAAACAG GCTAACAAGTTCACGGAAGAGGCGTATCAGTTGGGATGTTTACAGTGCACTCGGGTCTCTGCCGAGTTGAAGTGTACTCGTTCGATCGTTCGTCACACTGAGATCCAAGCCACGTTACAAGAGCAAAA GATTATGTACCTGCGGCAGCAAATCTCAAGACTGGAGGAGCTCAAGTCACAGAACTCCTTCATGTCCGACGACTAG
- the LOC115445027 gene encoding WW domain-containing adapter protein with coiled-coil homolog isoform X1 produces the protein MVMHARKPQRISDGYFEKHQAHPYQKYNSKSDRRGPNDYVSSDNRYTLLRSPNGNVSAHGHSTHSSQSSHAHHHYSHVADDRGYATSRNSYMPKGPEKERDRDFKSSRNKYTDSVRSPKERSKDSERERSNHERNEPEKKSRTSGMNISVSRSNKYDKRSVPSASVLPGSEWSEHISSSGKKYYYNCISEVSQWEKPREWDTRRTSSKDSTYSSRSNRDKRSSSRSERRESEKSSRRTNNTSERYWSSSGRDEDVHDRPRSKHPAPAHDGKDGQALQDMDISPDRSTPLSENSYGIRETNSTSRNNTESNAVPPVVVLDNSNQPSGSLLAAALPRIVAAPPPMTVVAVNNVSICTGPTVIVGAVGPAGATPPAVDACGPGSGAGTPHRDAGPPTPTHSENTDPHAPPLHLDQALPRKMECLGSYSSVVGGTLHHAPPMMTPSLVNYVRTDLTSHVTGWPADILEKQANKFTEEAYQLGCLQCTRVSAELKCTRSIVRHTEIQATLQEQKIMYLRQQISRLEELKSQNSFMSDD, from the exons ATGGTAATGCATGCAAGGAAACCTCAGCGAATAAGTGATGG GTACTTTGAGAAGCATCAGGCCCATCCGTACCAG AAATACAATTCCAAAAGTGACAGAAGAGGTCCAAATGACTATGTCTCTTCTGACAACCGATACACTCTGCTCCGTTCTCCCAATGGCAATGTCTCAGCTCACGGTCATAGCACACACTCAAGCCAGTCAAGCCACGCCCACCATCACTACAGTCATGTGGCAGATGACAGAGGATATGCAACGTCAAGAAATTCCTACATGCCCAAAGGTCCTGAGAAGGAGAGAGATAGAGACTTCAAATCCTCTAGAAATAAGTACACAG ACAGTGTCAGATCACCCAAGGAACGTAGTAAAGATAGTGAGAGAGAGAGGAGTAATCATGAACGAAATGAACCTGAGAAAAAGAGTAGGACTAGTGGCATGAACATTAGTGTTAGTAGAAGTAATAAATATGACAAAAGAAGTGTACCATCAGCTAGCGTGCTACCTGGGAGTGAATGGTCGGAACATATTAGTTCGTCTGGAaagaagtattattataattgtatcagTGAAGTGTCTCAGTGGGAGAAGCCACGAGAATGGGACACAAGAAGAACTTCATCCAAAGATTCTACATATTCATCCAGAAGta ATCGTGATAAACGTTCGAGTTCTCGATCCGAGAGGCGGGAATCCGAGAAATCTAGTAGAAGAACCAATAACACTTCAGAAAGGTATTGGAGCAGCAGCGGCCGCGACGAGGATGTGCACGATAGACCACGGTCGAAACACCCGGCTCCCGCGCATGACGGTAAag ATGGCCAGGCATTACAAGATATGGACATTTCACCAGACAGGAGTACACCTCTCTCTGAGAATTCGTATGGAATCAGGGAAACGAACTCAACGTCCCGAAATAACACGGAAAGTAATGCGGTACCTCCCGTTGTTGTTCTGGACAACTCAAATCAACCG AGTGGTTCGCTTCTGGCCGCGGCTTTACCACGCATCGTGGCCGCGCCCCCACCGATGACAGTGGTGGCAGTGAACAACGTGAGCATATGCACTGGCCCGACGGTGATCGTGGGGGCCGTGGGGCCTGCGGGGGCCACGCCGCCCGCCGTGGACGCGTGTGGTCCGGGCAGCGGCGCCGGCACGCCGCATCGCGACGCCGGTCCGCCCACGCCTACACATTCGGAGAACACAGACCCACATGCGCCGCCTTTGCACCTAGATCAAGCTCTACCACGAAAAA TGGAGTGTCTTGGGAGTTATTCTTCTGTGGTGGGCGGCACGTTGCATCACGCGCCGCCGATGATGACGCCTTCACTCGTGAACTACGTGCGGACGGACTTGACTTCGCACGTCACTGGTTGGCCCGCCGACATATTAGAGAAACAG GCTAACAAGTTCACGGAAGAGGCGTATCAGTTGGGATGTTTACAGTGCACTCGGGTCTCTGCCGAGTTGAAGTGTACTCGTTCGATCGTTCGTCACACTGAGATCCAAGCCACGTTACAAGAGCAAAA GATTATGTACCTGCGGCAGCAAATCTCAAGACTGGAGGAGCTCAAGTCACAGAACTCCTTCATGTCCGACGACTAG
- the LOC115445029 gene encoding prefoldin subunit 1, with translation MAKGVPVDLELKRAFGELHEKMIETTKKIHSLDTQIVVFKRQLEIAELSEHEICNLPRGVKIYEGVARMFLLTEPHDIVRDIKCRQFKLNDRITEFTNHKKFLEMNLRDSTNNLREMVQHRKELSEFEAQGHKAN, from the coding sequence ATGGCGAAAGGTGTACCAGTGGATTTGGAGTTAAAAAGAGCGTTTGGAGAATTACACGAGAAGATGATCGAAACTACAAAAAAGATCCATAGCTTGGATACACAAATAGTGGTATTTAAGCGCCAGTTGGAGATTGCTGAACTATCTGAGCATGAGATTTGTAATTTACCCCGTGGAGTAAAAATTTATGAAGGCGTAGCAAGAATGTTTCTCCTCACCGAACCCCATGACATAGTGAGAGATATAAAATGccgtcaatttaaattaaacgatCGCATAACTGAATTCACAAACCATAAAAAATTTTTAGAGATGAACCTAAGAGATAGCACAAACAACCTCAGAGAAATGGTTCAGCACAGAAAAGAACTAAGTGAATTTGAAGCGCAAGGCCATAAAGCTAattga